A stretch of Sulfitobacter sp. THAF37 DNA encodes these proteins:
- a CDS encoding adenosine kinase, translating to MKTYDLVGIGNAVVDVITQCDDSFLDHMGIEKGIMQLVERDRGETLYAAMTDRVQTPGGSVANTIAGAGALGMQTAFIGRVRDDALGRFYASAMSDHGIDFVNPPVTVGDVPTSRSMIFVTEDGERSMNTYLGISTGLGSGDVPGEVAGNAKMMFLEGYLFDQDPGKTAFREAARATKAGGGMAGIAISDPFCVERHRADFLALIEHDLDYVIGNEAELKALFETDDLEDAIARTAAICPIVVCTRSGDGVTLVRGGERVDVPVKRVTPVDATGAGDQFAAGFLFGLAKGADLETCGRMGNLCAGEVISHIGPRPQADMLSRFRAEGLL from the coding sequence ATGAAGACCTATGACCTGGTCGGCATCGGCAACGCCGTTGTGGACGTGATTACCCAATGCGACGACAGCTTTCTGGATCACATGGGGATCGAGAAGGGCATCATGCAGCTGGTGGAACGCGACCGCGGCGAAACCCTGTATGCGGCGATGACGGACCGCGTACAGACGCCCGGCGGATCGGTTGCCAATACCATTGCAGGCGCCGGGGCGCTTGGGATGCAGACCGCCTTTATCGGGCGCGTGCGGGACGATGCACTGGGCCGGTTCTACGCCAGCGCGATGTCAGACCACGGGATCGATTTCGTCAATCCACCGGTCACGGTGGGCGATGTACCGACCTCGCGCAGCATGATCTTTGTGACGGAGGATGGGGAGCGGTCGATGAACACCTACCTCGGCATCTCCACCGGCCTGGGCTCGGGCGATGTGCCGGGCGAGGTGGCGGGCAACGCCAAGATGATGTTCCTCGAAGGGTATCTGTTCGATCAGGATCCGGGAAAGACAGCGTTCCGCGAAGCGGCCCGCGCGACCAAGGCCGGCGGCGGCATGGCCGGCATCGCCATCTCCGACCCGTTCTGCGTCGAACGCCATCGCGCCGATTTCCTGGCTCTGATCGAACATGATCTGGACTATGTGATCGGGAACGAAGCCGAGCTGAAGGCCCTGTTCGAGACCGACGACCTGGAAGACGCCATCGCGCGGACCGCCGCGATCTGTCCGATCGTCGTCTGTACACGGTCGGGCGACGGCGTAACGCTGGTCCGCGGGGGCGAGCGGGTGGACGTACCGGTCAAGAGGGTGACACCGGTCGATGCCACCGGTGCGGGCGACCAGTTTGCTGCAGGGTTTCTGTTTGGGCTCGCCAAAGGTGCAGATCTGGAGACCTGCGGCCGCATGGGCAACCTCTGCGCGGGCGAGGTGATCAGCCATATCGGACCGCGCCCGCAGGCCGACATGCTGTCGCGGTTCCGCGCGGAAGGGTTGCTCTGA
- a CDS encoding GNAT family N-acetyltransferase: MLEDGLHDIPPGKVATVVTHLEMRSPPDPRAVDLPAGVTFERFTPDVARYRALFDRVGRDWLWFERRVMPEAKLQAILENPRVTFHTLRKDGEDAALLELDFREDDACELAYFGLAPSLIGSGAGRYLMNRATELAWSAPISRFHVHTCTLDSPQALGFYIRSGFVPWKQQIEIAPDPRLTGYLPVDAARHVPIFGSR, translated from the coding sequence ATGCTCGAAGACGGTCTGCACGACATACCGCCCGGCAAGGTCGCCACGGTGGTCACGCATCTGGAAATGCGAAGCCCACCTGACCCAAGGGCCGTCGATCTGCCCGCCGGAGTTACGTTTGAACGGTTCACACCGGACGTAGCCCGGTACCGCGCGTTGTTCGACCGCGTCGGGCGCGACTGGCTGTGGTTCGAGCGCCGCGTGATGCCCGAGGCCAAGTTACAAGCGATTCTGGAGAACCCTCGCGTGACCTTTCATACCCTGCGCAAGGATGGCGAAGACGCGGCTCTTTTGGAACTCGACTTCCGCGAGGACGATGCCTGCGAACTGGCGTACTTCGGGCTGGCACCCAGCCTGATCGGCAGCGGAGCCGGACGCTATCTGATGAACCGTGCGACCGAACTGGCCTGGAGCGCGCCGATCAGCCGGTTTCACGTACATACCTGTACGCTGGACAGCCCGCAGGCGCTGGGGTTTTACATCCGCAGCGGCTTTGTACCCTGGAAACAGCAGATCGAAATCGCCCCCGATCCGCGCCTGACAGGATACTTGCCCGTGGACGCTGCCCGACACGTGCCGATTTTCGGCTCCAGGTAG
- the tuf gene encoding elongation factor Tu, translating into MAKAKFERNKPHVNIGTIGHVDHGKTTLTAAITKYFGDFRAYDQIDGAPEEKARGITISTAHVEYETENRHYAHVDCPGHADYVKNMITGAAQMDGAILVVNAADGPMPQTREHILLGRQVGIPAMVVYMNKVDQVDDEELLELVEMEIRELLSSYDYPGDDIPVIPGSALAAMNGDNPEIGEESIKKLMAAVDEYIPTPERAVDQPFLMPVEDVFSISGRGTVVTGRVERGVINVGDEIEIVGIRDTKKTTCTGVEMFRKLLDRGEAGDNIGALLRGVERDGVERGQVLCKPGSVTPHTKFEAEAYILTKEEGGRHTPFFANYRPQFYFRTTDVTGTVQLNEGTEMVMPGDNVSFGVELIAPIAMEQGLRFAIREGGRTVGAGVVSKITD; encoded by the coding sequence ATGGCAAAGGCAAAGTTTGAACGTAACAAGCCGCACGTCAACATCGGTACGATTGGTCACGTTGACCACGGCAAGACGACGCTGACGGCGGCGATCACGAAGTACTTCGGTGACTTCCGTGCGTATGACCAGATCGACGGTGCACCGGAAGAGAAGGCGCGCGGGATCACGATTTCGACCGCGCACGTGGAGTACGAGACCGAGAACCGTCACTACGCGCACGTCGACTGCCCCGGTCACGCGGACTACGTCAAGAACATGATCACCGGTGCGGCGCAGATGGACGGCGCGATCCTGGTGGTGAACGCGGCCGACGGCCCGATGCCGCAGACGCGCGAGCACATCCTGCTGGGCCGCCAGGTGGGCATCCCCGCGATGGTCGTCTACATGAACAAGGTTGACCAGGTGGACGACGAGGAGCTGCTGGAGCTTGTCGAGATGGAGATCCGCGAGCTGCTGTCGTCCTACGACTATCCCGGCGACGACATCCCCGTCATCCCCGGCTCGGCGCTGGCGGCGATGAACGGCGACAACCCCGAGATCGGCGAAGAGTCGATCAAGAAGCTGATGGCGGCGGTTGACGAGTACATCCCCACGCCCGAGCGTGCGGTGGACCAGCCGTTCCTGATGCCGGTGGAGGACGTGTTCTCGATCTCCGGTCGTGGTACGGTTGTGACCGGTCGTGTGGAGCGCGGCGTGATCAACGTGGGCGACGAGATCGAGATCGTGGGCATCCGCGACACCAAGAAGACGACCTGCACGGGTGTGGAAATGTTCCGCAAGCTGCTGGACCGTGGTGAAGCGGGCGACAACATCGGCGCGCTGCTGCGCGGCGTTGAGCGTGACGGCGTTGAGCGCGGCCAGGTGCTGTGCAAGCCCGGTTCCGTGACTCCGCACACCAAGTTCGAAGCCGAAGCCTATATCCTGACCAAGGAAGAGGGTGGCCGTCACACGCCGTTCTTCGCGAACTACCGTCCGCAGTTCTACTTCCGGACGACGGACGTGACCGGTACGGTTCAGCTGAACGAAGGCACCGAGATGGTGATGCCGGGCGACAACGTGTCCTTTGGCGTTGAACTGATCGCGCCGATCGCGATGGAGCAGGGCCTGCGCTTTGCCATCCGTGAAGGTGGCCGTACCGTCGGCGCGGGTGTGGTGTCGAAGATCACCGACTGA
- the fusA gene encoding elongation factor G, translated as MARDYPLQRYRNFGIMAHIDAGKTTCSERILFYTGKSHNIGEVHDGAATMDWMEQEQERGITITSAATTTFWQWQEDPTKEGTDDTKFRMNIIDTPGHVDFTIEVERSLAVLDGAICVLDANAGVEPQTETVWRQADRYKVPRIVFVNKMDKIGADFFNCVEMIENRTGAKAVPIAMPIGAENELEGIIDLVTMEEWTWKGEDLGASWTRQPIRDSLKQLADDWRAKLIENAVEMDDDAMMEYLEGNEPDVPTLRKLIRKGTLSLTFVPVLGGSAFKNKGVQPLLNAVVDYLPSPLDVVDYMGFAPDDETETRNIPRRADDSMPFSGLAFKIMNDPFVGSLTFTRIYSGVLKKGDTIQNSTKGKKERIGRMMMMHSNNREEIEEAFAGDIIALAGLKDTTTGDTLCDPKEQVVLETMTFPDPVIEIAVEPKTKNDQEKMSQGLARLAAEDPSFRVETDLESGQTIMKGMGELHLDILVDRLKREFKVEANIGAPQVAYRETISREAEITYTHKKQSGGSGQFAEVKMILMPTEPGEGYSFESRIVGGAVPKEYIPGVEKGIKSVLDSGPLAGFPVIDFKVALIDGKFHDVDSSVLAFEIAARMAMREGMKKAGAKLLEPIMKVEVVTPEEYTGGIIGDLTSRRGQVQGQDTRGNAIAIDCFVPLANMFGYINTLRSMSSGRANFTMQFAHYEAVPQNISDEIQAKFA; from the coding sequence ATGGCACGCGACTATCCGCTTCAACGCTACCGCAATTTCGGCATCATGGCGCACATCGACGCCGGTAAGACCACTTGTTCCGAGCGCATCCTGTTCTACACCGGCAAAAGCCATAACATCGGCGAAGTTCACGATGGTGCGGCCACCATGGACTGGATGGAGCAGGAGCAGGAACGCGGCATCACCATCACCTCCGCTGCGACCACCACATTCTGGCAGTGGCAGGAAGACCCGACCAAAGAGGGTACCGACGACACCAAGTTCCGGATGAACATTATCGACACCCCCGGCCACGTGGACTTCACCATCGAGGTCGAGCGTTCGCTGGCGGTGCTTGACGGCGCCATCTGCGTGCTGGACGCCAACGCGGGTGTCGAACCCCAGACGGAAACCGTCTGGCGCCAGGCCGACCGCTACAAGGTGCCGCGCATCGTCTTCGTCAACAAGATGGACAAGATCGGCGCGGACTTCTTCAACTGCGTCGAGATGATCGAAAACCGCACCGGCGCGAAAGCCGTCCCGATCGCCATGCCGATCGGTGCCGAGAACGAGCTGGAAGGCATCATCGACCTTGTGACCATGGAAGAGTGGACCTGGAAAGGTGAAGACCTGGGTGCGTCCTGGACCCGTCAGCCGATCCGCGACAGCCTCAAGCAGCTGGCCGACGACTGGCGCGCCAAGCTGATCGAGAACGCCGTCGAAATGGACGACGACGCGATGATGGAATACCTGGAAGGCAACGAGCCCGACGTGCCGACCCTGCGGAAGCTGATCCGCAAGGGCACCCTGTCGCTGACCTTCGTTCCGGTCCTGGGCGGTTCCGCGTTCAAGAACAAGGGTGTGCAGCCGCTGCTGAACGCCGTTGTGGACTATCTGCCGAGCCCGCTCGACGTGGTCGACTACATGGGCTTTGCGCCGGACGACGAAACGGAAACCCGGAACATCCCGCGCCGCGCGGACGATTCCATGCCGTTCTCGGGTCTGGCGTTCAAGATCATGAACGACCCCTTCGTGGGCTCGCTTACCTTCACACGCATCTATTCGGGCGTGCTGAAGAAGGGCGACACCATTCAGAACTCGACCAAGGGCAAGAAAGAGCGCATCGGCCGTATGATGATGATGCACTCCAACAACCGTGAAGAGATCGAAGAGGCATTTGCCGGCGACATCATCGCGCTGGCCGGTCTGAAGGACACCACCACGGGCGACACGCTGTGCGACCCGAAAGAGCAGGTGGTTCTGGAGACCATGACCTTCCCCGATCCGGTGATCGAGATCGCGGTCGAGCCGAAGACCAAGAACGACCAGGAGAAGATGTCCCAGGGTCTGGCCCGTCTGGCCGCCGAGGACCCGTCCTTCCGCGTCGAGACCGACCTTGAGTCCGGTCAGACCATCATGAAGGGCATGGGCGAACTTCACCTCGACATTCTCGTCGACCGGCTGAAGCGTGAGTTCAAGGTCGAAGCCAACATTGGTGCACCGCAGGTGGCCTACCGCGAAACGATTTCGCGCGAAGCCGAGATCACCTATACCCACAAGAAGCAGTCGGGTGGGTCCGGTCAGTTTGCCGAGGTGAAGATGATCCTGATGCCGACCGAACCGGGCGAGGGCTATTCCTTTGAAAGCCGTATCGTCGGTGGTGCCGTGCCCAAGGAATATATTCCGGGCGTGGAGAAGGGTATCAAGTCGGTTCTGGACTCCGGTCCGCTGGCGGGCTTCCCTGTGATCGACTTCAAGGTGGCGCTGATCGACGGTAAATTCCACGACGTGGACTCCAGCGTTCTGGCCTTCGAAATCGCTGCGCGTATGGCGATGCGTGAAGGCATGAAGAAGGCCGGTGCGAAACTTCTGGAACCGATCATGAAGGTCGAAGTGGTGACGCCCGAGGAATACACCGGCGGCATCATCGGCGACCTCACGTCGCGTCGCGGTCAGGTCCAGGGTCAGGACACACGTGGCAACGCCATCGCGATCGACTGTTTCGTGCCGCTGGCGAACATGTTCGGTTACATCAACACCCTGCGGTCGATGTCTTCGGGGCGTGCGAACTTCACCATGCAGTTCGCACATTACGAAGCCGTGCCGCAGAACATCTCGGACGAAATCCAGGCTAAATTCGCTTGA
- the rpsG gene encoding 30S ribosomal protein S7 produces MSRRHAAEKREVLPDAKYGDLVLTKFMNNLMIDGKKSVAERIVYNAMTRVEDKIKRAPIEVFHEALDNIKPSVEVRSRRVGGATYQVPVEVRPERREALAIRWLIKASRARNENTMEERLAGELLDAVQSRGTAVKKREDTHKMADANKAFSHYRW; encoded by the coding sequence ATGTCACGCCGTCACGCCGCTGAAAAACGCGAAGTTCTGCCAGACGCCAAGTACGGTGATCTGGTCCTGACCAAATTCATGAACAACCTGATGATCGACGGCAAGAAATCCGTCGCCGAGCGCATCGTCTACAACGCGATGACCCGCGTTGAGGACAAGATCAAGCGCGCCCCGATCGAGGTGTTCCACGAAGCTCTGGACAACATCAAACCTTCCGTTGAGGTGCGTTCGCGCCGCGTCGGCGGTGCCACCTACCAGGTCCCGGTCGAAGTGCGCCCCGAGCGCCGCGAGGCGCTGGCGATCCGCTGGCTGATCAAGGCCAGCCGCGCCCGCAACGAAAACACCATGGAAGAGCGTCTTGCCGGCGAACTGCTGGACGCCGTCCAGTCCCGCGGCACCGCGGTGAAAAAGCGCGAAGACACTCACAAGATGGCCGATGCCAACAAGGCGTTCAGCCACTACCGCTGGTAA
- the rpsL gene encoding 30S ribosomal protein S12, which produces MPTIQQLIRKPRQPKRKYSKSMHLQECPQKRGVCTRVYTTTPKKPNSAMRKVAKVRLTNGFEVISYIPGESHNLQEHSVVLIRGGRVKDLPGVRYHILRGVLDTQGVKDRKQRRSKYGAKRPK; this is translated from the coding sequence ATGCCAACGATCCAACAGCTGATCCGCAAGCCGCGGCAGCCGAAGCGTAAATACTCCAAGTCCATGCACCTGCAGGAATGCCCGCAAAAGCGTGGCGTCTGTACCCGCGTGTACACGACCACACCGAAAAAGCCGAACTCGGCCATGCGTAAGGTTGCCAAGGTGCGCCTGACGAACGGCTTCGAGGTCATCAGCTACATTCCCGGTGAAAGCCACAACCTTCAGGAACACTCCGTCGTTCTGATCCGCGGCGGCCGTGTGAAAGACCTTCCCGGTGTGCGTTACCATATTCTGCGTGGTGTTCTCGACACCCAAGGCGTCAAGGACCGCAAGCAGCGCCGTTCCAAGTACGGTGCAAAGCGTCCGAAGTAA
- a CDS encoding putative rhamnosyl transferase translates to MQAIGLCRFSYPALGGFQVEHEDIEERIAYLYADARLEERFQLLETVALPCLRAQTDPDFSLIIVIGDQFPQRHEKRLERLIEGLPQALIHKEPPRNQREVMKEILNEARINPKEPCLQFRYDDDDAVSVDFIAKLRRAVADTQPLLGDNRTFAYDWNRGFVAEFGADGIAAVDMFRQFYVASLGMYIKGNCSQTIMNFAHEKIPRFMPAVSFSDPAMWVRSHNGFNDSRQKKVRPVPVAPLTAEQEQLFRDRFAIDADHVRRVFSAA, encoded by the coding sequence ATGCAGGCCATCGGACTATGCCGCTTTTCTTATCCCGCCTTGGGGGGCTTCCAGGTCGAACATGAGGACATCGAGGAACGGATCGCCTATCTTTACGCCGACGCCCGGCTCGAAGAACGGTTTCAACTGCTCGAAACCGTCGCCCTGCCCTGCCTGCGCGCGCAGACGGACCCCGATTTCAGCCTGATCATCGTGATCGGCGACCAGTTCCCCCAACGCCACGAAAAACGGCTGGAGCGGCTGATAGAGGGTTTGCCACAGGCCCTGATCCACAAGGAACCGCCGCGCAACCAGCGTGAGGTGATGAAGGAGATCCTGAACGAGGCGCGGATCAACCCAAAGGAACCCTGCCTGCAGTTCCGCTATGACGACGACGATGCCGTGTCGGTCGATTTCATCGCAAAGCTGCGCCGCGCGGTAGCGGACACCCAACCCCTCCTCGGTGACAACCGCACGTTTGCCTATGACTGGAACCGCGGCTTCGTGGCCGAGTTTGGCGCGGACGGGATCGCGGCGGTGGACATGTTCCGGCAATTCTACGTCGCCTCGCTGGGCATGTACATCAAGGGCAATTGCAGCCAGACCATCATGAATTTCGCCCACGAAAAGATCCCGCGCTTCATGCCCGCGGTCAGCTTCTCGGACCCTGCGATGTGGGTGCGCAGCCACAACGGCTTCAACGATTCGCGACAAAAGAAGGTCAGACCGGTCCCCGTCGCCCCGCTCACAGCAGAGCAGGAACAGCTGTTCCGCGACAGGTTCGCGATCGACGCGGACCATGTCAGGCGGGTATTCTCAGCCGCCTGA
- a CDS encoding DMT family transporter, which translates to MSPTLLGALLMTASMAAFTLNDTLLKLTAGAVPLAQLIFMRSLITCTLMLATKGRIGTMHFDIARRDWLLIGARAVSEVAISYFFLTALFHVPLANLNAVMQVVPLAVTLASALFLREAVGWRRFVAIFIGFFGVLLIVKPGAAGFDIWSVYALMAMLGVTARDLITRQLSPTVPSMTVALSTAASVMTAFGLVSLTGPWVPIAPHVWLLIIGSAVFVMAGYFLSIWVMRVGDVSFTAPFRYTGLVWALILGWSVFGEWPGWMTLLGAAIVVATGVFTFYRERKLSGG; encoded by the coding sequence ATGTCACCGACCTTGCTGGGCGCCCTGTTGATGACGGCTTCGATGGCTGCCTTCACCCTGAATGACACACTGCTGAAACTGACCGCCGGCGCGGTCCCTCTGGCGCAACTGATTTTCATGCGTTCGCTCATCACCTGCACCCTGATGCTGGCGACGAAGGGCCGGATCGGCACGATGCATTTCGACATCGCGCGCCGTGACTGGCTGCTGATCGGCGCACGCGCGGTGAGCGAGGTGGCCATCTCGTACTTCTTTCTGACGGCGCTGTTTCACGTGCCGTTGGCGAACCTCAACGCGGTGATGCAGGTCGTGCCGCTGGCGGTTACGCTGGCCTCTGCCCTGTTCCTGCGGGAGGCAGTGGGCTGGCGGCGGTTCGTGGCGATCTTTATCGGATTTTTTGGTGTGCTGCTGATTGTCAAACCGGGCGCCGCGGGCTTCGACATCTGGTCGGTCTATGCTTTGATGGCCATGCTGGGCGTCACCGCCCGCGACTTGATCACCCGCCAGCTGTCCCCAACCGTCCCGTCAATGACCGTCGCGCTGAGCACGGCGGCGTCGGTGATGACGGCATTTGGCCTCGTGTCGCTGACCGGGCCGTGGGTGCCCATCGCGCCGCATGTCTGGTTGCTGATCATCGGGTCGGCCGTATTCGTTATGGCGGGCTACTTCCTGTCGATCTGGGTCATGCGGGTCGGCGATGTCTCTTTCACGGCACCGTTTCGCTACACCGGGCTCGTCTGGGCATTGATCCTGGGCTGGTCCGTTTTCGGGGAATGGCCCGGCTGGATGACCTTGCTGGGCGCGGCCATTGTCGTTGCGACCGGGGTTTTCACATTCTACCGCGAACGGAAGCTGTCAGGCGGCTGA